The window AGTGATTGATCCCAAAGGCATTTATCCTTTCTCTCAAACCCTGGAAGGACTTGCCCATGTTGACACTGGCAGAGTTGCAGGAAAATGGTCACATATCCAATCCAAGAAGAGAATTGATTATGTCAATTTATCCTTTGCTTTCTTCTACATTTCTTGTTGCTCTTTATACAATTCTAACAAATGTAAGTGATACCGGCGCAATTGGATTTATGTAAAAGTGtttgaaattatttgaatcttataatatatttaaaatttgagataCAAAACAGTTAATTAATGGAGTTGGTATTGTTTATGACAGATCTAATTGCTTggaatttttgtaaatatgatttttttaatatcctGTTGACATGATGCTTCTCAGCAATCCTCTTAGGGATAATAGATCAATCTTAATGGAGTTGGTATTCTGCAGGCCTATAAGATGAACTTAGTGAATATCAAATTATAAACTTTGCCATCGGCCATCACATTAGccataaataaacaaagatcATTGCCCAATGGATCCACATAGAAAAAGTAAATGCacatttaactttttttattgtgaGCCTAAACATCAACATTACTTCTGTTGTCTTCTATTAGCCAGCAGCCATAATGATCAAGACTCTTTAACTGATCACCCCTTTCATCTTTCCTATAAATTGTTGCATCAAATCTTGTCCAAGTactaagaacaaaaaaaagccAGTGTTAAACTTGCTATTTCTGTTGGTAGAACAAAtaaagctttctttctctttgtttcTAATTTTTGGTGAAAGCTTTCTTTCCCTTATTCTCATGGAGACTACTTCTAGTGCTTCCAATATTCCATCTAAAATGAAGGCTTGGGTTTATGCTCATCATGGAAAACCTGTTGATGTTCTGAAACTGGACTTGGATGTTGCTGTTCCCCAACTGACAGAAGACCAGGTTCTAATCAAGGTTGTAGCTGCAGGGCTCAATCCAGTTGATTTCAAGAGGATGCTTGGGATGTTCATAGGAGCTGATTCTCCCCTACCTGtaaaattcctttttcttctcatcTTAGTCTGCCTTGACTAAATTCTATAGAAATCTCAACATTGCACAAGCTCAAATGTTGCCTTAACTTTTTCTTGACTTGTTCTTGTTGTGTAAAACTTTCTGTCAGACTGTACCAGGCTACGATGTTGCTGGTGTGGTGCTGAAAGTGGGCAGCcaagtaaaaaatttaaaggaaGGAGATGAAGTGTATGGGAACATTAATGAGAAAGGCTTGGATCACCCAAAAAGATATGGCACTTTAGCTGAATATACTGCTGTTGAAGAGAAGCTGTTGGCTCTCAAACCAAAAAATCTGAGTTTTGTGGAAGCTGCTGCAATTCCCCTAGCTATTGGGACTGCCTATGAAGGCCTTGAAAAAACTGGCTTCTCTGCTGGCAAATCTATCCTTGTTTTAGGAGGTGCTGGTGGGATTGGCACCATGGTAATTCAGGTACATCAATACCTATGTTAATTGCTTCTTACTTACCAATGCCTTGTACATTAATATCTATGGAGTTGGCACCATGGTTTTTTCCCTCCTGGATCAGCTGGCAAAGCATGTCTTTGGAGCATCCAAAGTGGCAGCTACCTCAGCAAAACTGGAATTATTAAAAAGCTTGGGAGCTGATTTGGCAATTGATTATACCAAAGACAACTTTGAAGATCTACCAGAGAAATTTGATGATGTATATGATGCAGTTGGTAATCTCAACTATTTGGAAAATAATTATACtttgttttattgtttttctcCAGTCTTGGGTATAGTTGAATAATGGACATACTCTTCCAATGTAGTTAATTGCATGCTACTAGTTTGTAGTTATTTTCACAAACACTTAATACGAAACAGGGCAATCTGAAAGGGCAGTGAAGGCGGTCAAAGAAGGTGGGCAGGTGGTGACAATAGAACCCATGAAGGCTCTGACTGCTCCAGCTTTCAGGTTCATACTGACTTCCAGTGGGGCAATGTTGGAGAGATTGAACCCTTTCCTGGAAAATGGGAAGGTGAAGCCCGTCATTGATCCGAGAGGCACGTTTCCTTTTTCTCAAACCCCAGAAGCTTTTTCCTATCTTGAAACCGGCAGAGTTACTGGCAAAATCGTCCTTCACCCAATTCCATGAATAGAATGAATACGGAATATGTATAATATTATCGAAGTTAAACTTATTATAGAAATTTCTTGAAACGTATGAATTAACCCTTTTTCCTatatattaaatcaaatcataaTATTCAAGTAGTCATCCGAATAATATAAATTCTAACTAGAATTCCTTTGTAATTATTGAATTCCTTTATATTATATGCATACCAGTCCAAAATCTTTACAAAAACTCaatatagaaaaacaaattccTCCCATAGTTGACTCTAAACGTATACAATATGACCCTACCTAGAGAACAGAACAATCAACATTTACCTCAAACAAAAATGTAACATTTGCTGTGTTTATGAGAGTCTTTCAGGTATACACTGAGTGCAAAGCAGTTAATATGTATGCAGCAAAgggaaaacccaaaaaaaaaaactatgcTGTAACAAAAGTTATTTGACAAAAAGAAGCTGCAACAATGTGAGTTGTGCAACTAATAATTATTAGCATTCTGATATATATTACAAACTTGCTAAACAAGCTGTGAACAGTGATAACACAATTGATTACTAGCTAAAACATCACTTAGTCAGTTACTAGGGGCATAAGCATCATAATTTTGACAGTGAAGTAGTTGCTATCACAGCACAAAACATCTTGGTAGAAACCATTGGTTGATAGCAAGCACTATGCAGGTCTTCAATACAAGTCTTAATTCAACACTCCTTCTTAGGACTTGCTTTGCAGACCCTTAACTTCAATCTAAGGTCTTCAAACCTCTGCTTTGGCAATGATTTAGTGAAAATATCAGCAACTTGATTTTTGGAGCTACAGTAGTTACATTTAACTTCACCATTACTTTCTGCGTCATGTATAGCATGGAACTTGACTTTAATGTGTTTTGTTCTGCCATGGTTAATAGGATTTTAAGCAATAGAAATGGCACtctttttatccaaaataacTCAGTGGCTCCTTTTTGTTCAATCTTCAGATCTTGAATCAATTTTCTGAGCCATATTGCTTGATTTATGATAGCTGTAGCAACAATATATTCTATTTCAGCTATTGATTGAGCCACAACATCTTGCTTCCTGGAATTCCAGCTGAAAGCAGGATTCCTAAGGGGAAAACATAACCTGAAGTGCTTTTACAATCGGTAGAGTCCCCTGCATAATCACTACCACTAAAGCCATGTAGCTGGACTTCAAAAATTCTTTTGTAACTCAAACCAAAGTCTAAGATGCCTTtcaaatatcttaaaattcttttaacagccatgaaatgttgaaattgaagGAGTTTGCATGAATCTTGAAAGGTAACTTATTGAGAACATAATGTTTGGTCGAGTGCCACATGCATATAATAGACTCCCTATTAAACTCCTATATGATGAAGGCTCAGTAAACTCAGGAAGATCACCAACATCAGCTTTGTCATTCACAACCACAAGACAATCAACAGATTTGCAACTCAACATATTAAACCTCTTGAGAATctcaaaaatgtaatttttctgagaaaaaaaaaaagataccTTTTAATTGCTCCAAAAGTACTTTTAAATAGCCTCCAAAATACTTACTTCGAATCAAATCCGGAAAAAATTCTTAAAGAGATATCGTGCTGATGCCACGGCCTCCACTTTCTGGCGTCGCGGCTCCCAACTCCCGGATGCCTTGGCATCGCAGCCTTACGTCTCTAGCGTCACAACGCCCTACTTGTTACCCCATGTATGGCTGCCTCATCTTCTTGGTGCTGTCGCACCCATAATTCCGTGGCCGCAACGCCCaacttgttgattttttaCTTAGCTTCATTTTTATTCACCGTTTTGAAGCCTTTGGATCATGCACCTTCAagaacaaacaaaaacaagttactaacataaaaaatattacttaaACAACATAAAATCTAACTAAATCAAACTacttaaaacaattaaaattaaacttaaaagaaACAAGTAAAAAGTGACCATTTCAAATCTAAACTAAAGGATTTAGTCAATTTCAATGCtcaaaatgtgacaaaataactctataaagTAGAGTTATCATTCACTTATATCTTGGAGTAGCCGTGTAGGGAACTAATTAGGAAATTATACCCTTCTACTAATAAAATAGGAGGATGAGTGCCCTTTGATTTACttgcaagaaaagaaaagtcaagcATGTATATGAGTAAAAAAAACACTTAGTTGCTAATAActcttttatataaaattatcttatgCATATTTGGAACATAAAATTGAGCTAAGTCCTCTAATTTGAAGTCATCCATAGgtaattttatgcttagtagtagtaatttaatttatatcatggcattcatcatttatgcaatttcaatgaatttcttgttaaaatcCCTCATTTCAGCCTTTAACTAATTGATTTTCTGATATTGAAGGATGTGCAAAAAAACTTAGAACTTAAATGGCAAAAGGTGGTGTAAGTAGCTTAATAAAGGCCTCCGAACATGCTATAATGTTTTGAGCATAACTCAAGTTACAAAACTCCAATCGACACAATTCTTAGACCTAAGGAAAGCTAGGAGGAAGaaatacaactttgatgtttagcACTTCACCCAATTCGGAGGGGATCGTGATAAAAAATGCAAAGGAAGTTGACTGACTGCATCATAATGTAATCAGTGTTGACAGAAGCTTGGGCACCTAGACGCCTAGCTCTTAGTGCCTAGCCGCCGATTGCACTGTCCAGCATGTTAAAACAAGTCACAAAATAGAATCTTGGGTGCCTAAGCGCTGACACGTAATTTTGCACATTTTTGGACATTCAATTTTACATCAAATGGCCATCAAAAAAGATATaaatacaattattttttagagCTGACGGAGAGCATCTTAAGGAGCAACAGAGGCAAAAAGGAGCTTTCCAcaaggagaaaagaagagaaagaatcttgaagaaaaacttgCAAAGCTGCACCAAAAGAGTTTTCTCTCACTAacattatttttctctctctaaaactccTTGTATAAATACTtagttttgttgaaattttattatggGCTGTTGAAATGTTAAGCTGAACTTTCTgttctaggattatggtggatATTAATGTACAGTTTGGATGCTTGATTAACTAttacttgtttttatgaaatatttaGTGTTTATTCAATCTGCActtatttctcattttattGACTAATCACCAATAGGATGTGTATGGGTTTTTAGATAATGCTtgacaaaattaatttaaaaagacCATGGTTTAGGTAATATATGATCATTAcaattatgaattaatttgttaataaggtagacatacacctattaACCATATATAGTTAATTTATAGGATTTATACTTAAGGAACTTAGCTTAATTAATTAGCTATAGACATATagagaattaaattaagttaggCTATTGTACGATATCTCGACGGAGGTAATTAGTTAATCTTAAGTCCAAATGAAGTATTAATTAAAGCCATAATTCTAGGTACTTCCCCATTGTTTTCCAACTCAATTTACTTGCAATTTTTTTAGCTTAGTTCACTAGTTTAGCCTTgttactttaattttcattttcaattaatttccAAACTAGATttacttagataaaattaaattgcccaattttagtaattagcaAGAATTTAGATACAACTCCCTGTTGAGACGATAACTCGTTTACTACTATATTGCTTATTGACCATGTGCACTTGCATGATGCTTTGCTAATTTGATAAAGTTTTAAAGTAAATTGTCTTGATAAATTGCACCCGAGCATTTGACTAATTAATTAGTGTATGATCTTCTGTTTAAAGAGTAAGATTCGAATCACCTTCaccaattattaaaaaataaattgtctTGATAAATTAGCCTGAAGCAACAGTTGCCGCTGCTTTATACTTGGATTTAAGCCATATGTGCATCTTCATATATAGTTTTGTGAGATGGAAGAGGAATCTACAACTAGTAGCTAAAGTGCATTTTAAGGCGGTAAGTCTTCTAGTCTTCATCTTTTTTGGAGATAATGATATAATTTAATggcataatatataaataagtccccaaattattttaaaaaatttaaataaatttttatatttttattgcattcaattaagtttttatatttttattttgagccaaataagtccttatacttttattttgagtcaaataagtcATTATGACAAATGATTAACTTAATCAAAACGTCATTTGTTATTCTATACCACATGACACTGatgtaaaatactaaaatatcataattgataatgatatGACAAGttgacatatcataattgattatGACATGGCATACTAATTTTGTATGATAACATgataatgtgatatttttcaCTCTCGACATCAATACCAAATCAATGCTATgtggatataaaataataagtgttatttttacaaataacaattagtcaatcattagtCAACAGGCTtgtttgactcaaaataaaagtatatggacttaattaaatgaaataaaagaataaggaacttatttgaaaattcttgCACAATTTAGGGACCTATTTGAGTATTATGTccaatttaattatatatcatCTTCACCATGAACATTCTTGTAGCTTTTTGATGATCAACCAGTACTGGTTGTAACTATTTTAGGGAAGAACAGGCCTAGAACTCTTGATATCCATAGAGTTCAACCGATCACTGGTTGATCAGTGCCTATATGAGTGTTTCGCCTATTTGATGATCAGAATTCCTACTTTAGAGTCGCTATCTTGATCGTAAGCATCTTGGATTCCTTGTTACTTTACTTCTTTCCCTCCTTGTTTTTCTCTGCTTAGCGTTTGGTTGGGGtttattctttcttgttgATCTGTAATTACTAGTTTTCCGTGCCACTTGTTCAAgattaaatgtaaaaatgtaTATTCAGCctgaaagagagaaagagattcAGACTTAATTTTGGAATCATCTTAGTCAGATGAATAATCTCCAAGAAGCAAGAACAAGTTAACCTTTAGTTAGGGTTAGATTTTAAAGTAACTGAAAGCTCGAAAGGCCTAGTGCAGTCTGCCAAATTTACAAACATCTTTTGGTTCTTCGTTAGTCTCTCTTGATGGATCTGTTTTGGTGTGTGATCCCCGACTATACATGATCCCTCCTACCAGGGACATGGAGTACTCTTTTCAACATGTTATTTGCATCTGTATTTCATGGAGTACGTACATCAAGATTCAAAAGCGAAGGAGAACTGatcaatttcaaattcctGAACATCTGATTCTAGTAGAAGCTAATGAGGTCTAAGATCTTGCGTGTGGTCCTTAAATGGGAATCGATTTTAACCATGAGGCCTAGATAGTGCCACATGCATGGTAAATATCAAGCTCCACTGAAACATGACAAGTTTCCAGGTCTTTGAACTTGGAAAACTTTAATCACCAGCAAGGCCATGATGACAGGCAGCAGAATTTGCAGGCAATCACAGGCAAATTTAGAGAACAGTAATCTTGTATGTTATGATGATTCATATTTCATAGTAAGTCTCTTTATATGTGCGTAAGTTTGTGTTTGTGGAAGGTTTTACAGTGTAATAAGCACTACTTTTAGCAATATAATCTGGGAAAGAAGTACTTAAAAAAGTTAGATCAAATGACTTTGATAagagtttttcctttttcaatttttcaaatttgcaCAGCTTGTTCTTGAATTTGTTAATGGATTATTATGGCTTTTCCAGGTTTTACTCAATGAATAACGATTGACGATGTCCAAAGAAGTTATAATATAGATTAACAGGGTCAGAGACGATAATAACAGCAGAAGATGTGGCAAGGAGGTGATATTATCCGGACAGAAGGAGACATTAATCATCATCTCAAAAACAAAGAGCGCTACAAGGTAAGGGGTTTACATAATTTAGCTAGCTTTGGCAATCACAAATACTAAGGAAATAATGCCTTTTATTTAGACGTttactttattatattatacaCTGGTGCACACATACTCCAAGAATTTGTTTTACTAGTACAAATTTAACAACTAGTACTCTAAGGAAATAACAAATACTTCCTTCTTATTGCTATTACAAGTCCTGGGATGATAAGCTAGAAAGTTTATCATACTCCTtttggatatatatatgtatgtatgtatgtatgtatgctAGCATCCTTAAACTTTAATCAGAATGGAACACCTGTTTGACCACAGGAGAACTACACATATATATGCTGGTGTTCAATGCTCATTCAGAGTCCAAACACCAACAGTAGTAGTCAGACCTTGAGGTAGCCAGCATTTCTTCTGGGGACATCCTCTCGAGCTCACTTTGCCTCCATGATGCAAAGTTGTTTCGGTTTTGAGGGTCAGAAGCCAGTGGATAGTTTTCTCTCCTATGAGCTTGATTCCTCATCCTCATGTAAAGCCTCATTGTGGCAACGCAGTCCTCATAAGGGTCTTGAATGCCGGTTTGGATGTCATACCTGAATGTAGAAGTTGCATCATTGAATAATTATCGACAGATATGATCATGAGGAAATTAAATAGATATTGTGTATAGACGCTTACCCCAGGTATGCTTGGGTTAAGTACTTGAGTGAGTTGCTAAGTTTGCTTGTTTTCATTAACGGAGGATATTTTGCAGTATCCCTGTAGGCACATAAACTTATACCATATTAATTGTATTTTCCACATGAATTTCATCATTGAGCTGTGTCTCTAGAAGTAGAATATATAGGGAAAAGATGAATGTGCAATGTAGactataaaataattgcaGCAGCACCTGTTCCTTTTGAATGTATGCTAGCATCCTTAAACTTTACCTTATCATGATTGCTGGGTATTCTACTTGGAGACGGTCAAGGTCATGATCAAGACCATGACCCACGAGAATCCTGGCTTTTCCACCTTTAGGTGATCGAATTTTCCACATTGGTTCTCCATTGAAAAGGAAGTCTTGAATCCTTCTTTGCACTTGTCTCAATGGCGTTGCATCTCTCAAATATTCTGGTCGAATGCCTGTGGTTTCATACCTGAAAGTAGTTGAAGAAAACCTAATTGGTTTGTTTGATTCCATTTGTTGGAATTCTCAGAATTCGCATATTGGCATAGTCATAttctcattttaattaatcgtACCTGTAGTTTGTAACTGGAATTGGTGGTTTGACATAAGTATGGTAGATCATATTCTCATTTTCATCAATGATGCAAACCCTTGCACAAAGATCTAATGAGCCGTCACTGCCAGCACCAACCATTTTGCAAGCTAGTGCAACTACTTGCGGGCCtcttgaaaaaccattgtCGATTGTCAAGCTATCACGAAGACCTAAGTTAGCCAGACGAGCCGCTATTCCCTACAAGGAGATATCATGTATAAATTTCAGTGTAAACTTAATTTGCGAATAGGGGGAAGGAATTATAGTTGAAATATGTAGTTTTAATTTCAAGCTAAGGGTTCATACATAATTTACGCCCGAGAGCTGGCATCTGTCTTGATGGATCCTAAGAGCATATGGGCTATCCAGAATGGCTAAGCAGAATTTGCATCCTCGGATGTTGAACAAATTCTTGCACTCTTGTTTCGGCAATGGACCTATTTGGAACAAAATAGTACTCAAGAGTCAAGAGTCCGTTCTCAGAAAACCTTTGGATTAACAAGACCTATGGATGTGCTAATATTTATTACTTACCTATAAGATGTTCCCTTAGCGATTCAAACGACCTGCAGTGTTTCTTACACACTCCGCAAGTAGGTTCATGAACTGAATGATATGTAGTTCTCATGTGGTCGACCAGGTGCTCCATTCTGATGAACTGTCTGAAGCATGCCGCGCATTTGTTCCTGCAGCTCGAATAATTTGATCAATTTAGCATTAAAATCATTTGTGCTATAGTATTTATCTACAAAGTGCTTTCTGTTTGTTGCTTATATACATATGTTCGTGTGATTTTATGTGTGCATGCCTGTTTGTGTTTGCATGTTTGTGTGAGCAGGTAAGAAGAGAGAATACCGCATGCTTTCTGAAGACTCCATCTTGTTATGATGAGCGTCGAAAATTTAGCGTGTGTTACTTTAGAAGGACCTGAGGAAAGAAGAGGGAATAGGGGAGGGTATTTATATCAGTTAAGGAAGAAATTTGTGTCCCACTTGAGCCTAAGGATGATTCCTTGAGGaaaattacttgaattttGAAGCTCTATCTCTGCACCAGAACATTCGTAGTAATCCAGATGCTTGGAGCCCCACTGATCAACTAGAATATTTCACTCTTTGTCTCCTCCATCCCTCCCTTGCTTTTTATATGTGTGCATGTGTATGTGAGAGTTTACACATGAACGTGCGCAAGCCCGTGCGCATGGTTAGCTTTACTTAATGCGCTAAACAACATGTTAACTATTCTTTTTGTAGTATAAATTGATCAGAGGCCTACACTTTTAGTCATCAGTTTGATACTGAATTTCCTTCTTTATAGAGGTTTTTTGTGGTGCATTTAACACAAGACTGGTGCAAGTGATGAACACGAGCTACTTTGGTCGTATTTCTTTAAGAAGTCGTGTGACTTAAGGCACTATTCACTAATGCAAACAATGTCCATGGCTTACTTTTTCCATGAAGATTTGGTCAAAGATTGCGTTGTTTCCATCGTTTGCTTTTCTATCACAAACGTAGGAAGTTCACAAACTCCCGAATTTGAATGCGGATGGAGAAAAGGCAAAACCCAAGTTGGCTGACAAGACAAAAGGATAAAATTGGCCAGCATAAAATGGGGGGTAAGTTCGTGATCAAGTTTAATCTCCTTTTACTTTCGGCGAAGGCAGGGATAAGGTCTTTTTCAAGCTGGAAAATGCCATAGCTTATCTCTTTTGTCTTGCACTGTGAAGGAAAAAAGGGCAAGACCAAGTTGGCTGACATGACAAAAACTGTCCAGCAAAAGCAAATGCCAATGGGTAATGGGCTTTAGAGACTCATGGTAAAACCCTCATAGTTATTCAAGTTTAAGCCCCTTTACTTTCGGCGAAGGCAGATAAGGTTGTTTGCATCAGCTTAAGCACAATTACTTACTTCTCcttcaaagaaagaaagaggtttgactttaagaaaaacaaaacatggGGAATTTCAGCAAAGAGTCACTTTTGACTCTAAAGGGACCCTGGTGGAGATTCCCTCCATGTTGCTTTTGAAGAATATAC is drawn from Theobroma cacao cultivar B97-61/B2 chromosome 4, Criollo_cocoa_genome_V2, whole genome shotgun sequence and contains these coding sequences:
- the LOC18600754 gene encoding 2-methylene-furan-3-one reductase; its protein translation is METTSSASNIPSKMKAWVYAHHGKPVDVLKLDLDVAVPQLTEDQVLIKVVAAGLNPVDFKRMLGMFIGADSPLPTVPGYDVAGVVLKVGSQVKNLKEGDEVYGNINEKGLDHPKRYGTLAEYTAVEEKLLALKPKNLSFVEAAAIPLAIGTAYEGLEKTGFSAGKSILVLGGAGGIGTMVIQLAKHVFGASKVAATSAKLELLKSLGADLAIDYTKDNFEDLPEKFDDVYDAVGQSERAVKAVKEGGQVVTIEPMKALTAPAFRFILTSSGAMLERLNPFLENGKVKPVIDPRGTFPFSQTPEAFSYLETGRVTGKIVLHPIP
- the LOC18600756 gene encoding RNA exonuclease 4; the encoded protein is MESSESMRNKCAACFRQFIRMEHLVDHMRTTYHSVHEPTCGVCKKHCRSFESLREHLIGPLPKQECKNLFNIRGCKFCLAILDSPYALRIHQDRCQLSGVNYGIAARLANLGLRDSLTIDNGFSRGPQVVALACKMVGAGSDGSLDLCARVCIIDENENMIYHTYVKPPIPVTNYRYETTGIRPEYLRDATPLRQVQRRIQDFLFNGEPMWKIRSPKGGKARILVGHGLDHDLDRLQVEYPAIMIRDTAKYPPLMKTSKLSNSLKYLTQAYLGYDIQTGIQDPYEDCVATMRLYMRMRNQAHRRENYPLASDPQNRNNFASWRQSELERMSPEEMLATSRSDYYCWCLDSE